The Anoplolepis gracilipes chromosome 14, ASM4749672v1, whole genome shotgun sequence genome includes a window with the following:
- the LOC140673350 gene encoding solute carrier family 23 member 2, translated as MPENEIQIMEMETENSTMTTIAKETTGDEKRNVDITYGIDDIPPWYLCLFMALQHYLTMIGAIVSIPFILTPALCMAEDDPARSHIISTMIFVTGLVTFFQTTIGCRLPLVQGGTISFLVPTLAILNLPQWQCPVPEVLSQMSHENRTELWQIRMRELSGAIAVSAVFQVIIGFGGIVGYLLKFITPLTIVPTVSLVGLSLFENAADAASQHWGIAVGTIVLLTTCSQIMVNVPFPFPMYRKSQGLHIIWFELFKLFPILLTIIIMWIICTILTVTDTLPYGHPARSDSKLKIISDSPWFRIPYPGQWGMPTVTLSGVLGMLAGVLACTVESISYYPTTARMCGAPPPPIHAINRGIGIEGLGTILAGLWGSGNGTNTFGENVGTIGVTKVGSRRVIQWACFLMVLQGVISKFGAVFIIIPEPIIGGIFCVMFGMICAFGLSTLQYVNLNSSRNLFILGLSIFFPLVLSKWLIKYPDIIQTGSTIIDSVLTVLFSTTILVGGALGCFLDNIIPGSAKERGLEDWAKEMELTVRTIDKKVDEMSSIKFVRNTFDFPFGMSLLKKWKWTSYVPFLPTYKKL; from the exons ATGCCGGAGAACGAAATACAAATAATGGAAATG GAGACAGAAAATTCGACAATGACAACAATAGCAAAGGAAACGACGGGAGACGAAAAGAGAAATGTTGACATTACCTACGGCATCGATGATATACCACCGTGGTATCTATGTTTATTTATGGCACTGCAG CATTACTTAACTATGATCGGTGCTATCGTTTCTATCCCTTTCATTTTAACGCCAGCCCTTTGCATGGCAGAAGATGATCCTGCAAGGAGCCATATTATTTCTACGATGATCTTCGTCACCGGTTTGGTAACATTTTTTCAGACTACTATAGGATGTAG GTTGCCATTAGTGCAGGGTGGCACTATATCGTTTTTAGTGCCGACTTTAGCGATATTGAATCTGCCGCAGTGGCAGTGCCCCGTGCCGGAAGTGTTAAGTCAGATGTCCCACGAGAATCGGACTGAGCTGTGGCAAATTCGAATGAGAGAACTATCTGGCGCCATTGCTGTTTCGGCTGTATTCCAAGTGATCATTGGGTTTGGAG GTATCGTCGGATATTTGCTGAAATTTATAACCCCGTTAACAATAGTGCCGACGGTTTCATTGGTTGGACTGTCTTTGTTCGAAAATGCAGCGGACGCCGCGTCTCAGCACTGGGGTATAGCAGTAGG aacaaTAGTACTGCTGACGACATGCTCGCAAATAATGGTTAACGTGCCATTTCCATTTCCAATGTATCGCAAAAGCCAAGGACTGCATATTATCTGGTTTGAactatttaaactttttccg ATTTTATTGACCATAATTATCATGTGGATAATTTGCACTATACTAACGGTCACCGATACGCTACCATACGGTCATCCCGCCAGATCTGAcagtaaattgaaaataataagcgACTCACCATGGTTTCGAATACCGTATCCTGGACAGTGGGGCATGCCCACCGTAACGTTATCAGGAGTCCTCGGTATGCTTGCGGGAGTATTAGCGTGTACGGTCGAGTCTATCAGTTATTACCCGACTACTGCGAGGATGTGTG GAGCACCGCCGCCACCGATTCACGCGATCAATCGTGGTATTGGTATCGAAGGCCTCGGTACAATACTAGCTGGGCTTTGGGGTAGTGGTAACGGCACGAACACATTTGGCGAGAACGTTGGCACGATAG GAGTTACCAAAGTTGGTAGTCGCAGAGTCATACAATGGGCGTGTTTCCTGATGGTTCTACAAGGTGTAATCAGCAAATTCGGTGCAGTGTTTATCATAATTCCCGAACCGATAATAGGCGGAATATTTTGTGTGATGTTTGGAATGATTTGTGCTTTTG GTCTGTCGACATTGCAATATGTAAATCTCAATTCTTCGAGAAATCTGTTCATCTTGGGCCTATCCATATTTTTTCCTCTG GTTTTATCGAAatggttaattaaatatccgGACATAATACAAACAGGAAGCACTATAATAGATAGTGTACTCACTGTACTATTTAGCACTACTATTCTGGTCGGTGGTGCATTAGGTtgttttttagataatattatccCAG gGAGTGCAAAAGAACGTGGATTAGAGGATTGGGCGAAGGAAATGGAATTGACCGTTCGTACGATTGATAAGAAAGTTGATGAAATGTCTAGTATCAAATTCGTCCGGAACACTTTCGATTTTCCGTTTGGAATGAGTTTACTGAAAAA gTGGAAATGGACATCTTATGTGCCATTTTTACCTACATACAAGAAATTGTAA
- the LOC140673022 gene encoding uncharacterized protein — protein MDEFDESSDVEMVPIEEIERIRTASTTELRTQMQTLDNSRYEKSMNKFTTGIDIFSEEEKLKMEERAKRFGLSEKSKTSPNQEENLYSSMGITDDGENAKNVRLNVIHMRGTEEMSTNDVFKYFQDYAPMSIEWINDVSCNIVWFDNLSAARAMLGLSKKIIGSVMKCSDRENDSENRKYSEATVDGKDESVDLDKNRKEENCISIKNIDYPLPPGIWRKGVDYPKSKGVFLRFATRMDKKPANAEKKSEYYKKYGNPNFGGLKGILTKSRKRMYKQIQQNEHVSSSENEDRNQTKNPWGALSETWGLNDVVEEDFLPKNGVKDQVRGIKERLGIKCRDKDTVQTEDQGETSSGSDSDENWCKRSKIPRMRMHADDEEEKLQKRRAKLRYQMVLNNLNSSGDLRSKLRRPKTKTQFRDPIQVVVTNTNLMKSKHDNSGVILQDYQKETQLSEKEEGEWQESEDEDNQAEEGKKEQKYGQCALMEEEEREEDEEEEEEGEHKEDEEDSDEDSNVPAKEIQGPKGSVIKVVPPKPRIASTVWARLNHTKSETSDSYLKNRRSSNRDLRSTIKGGDLRSRIGNHTRGRSPLRIEVKNDKYTEDNSDGE, from the exons ATGGACGAGTTTGACGAATCTTCGGACGTGGAGATGGTGCCTATCGAGGAAATAGAACGAATCAGAACAGCTTCAACAACAGAATTACGG ACTCAAATGCAAACATTAGACAACAGTCGCTATGAAAAATCCATGAACAAGTTTACAACGGGTATAGATATATTCAGTGAAGAGGAGAAATTGAAGATGGAAGAACGAGCAAAGCGTTTTGGCTTATCAGAGAAATCCAAAACGTCGCCGAATCAAgaagagaatttatatagCAG tATGGGTATCACGGATGATGGCGAGAATGCAAAAAATGTTAGATTAAATGTAATTCATATGAGAGGAACTGAGGAAATGAGTACCAACgatgtgtttaaatatttccaaGATTACGCCCCGATGTCTATCGAATGGATCAATGATGTTTCGT GTAACATAGTATGGTTCGACAATTTATCAGCAGCTAGAGCTATGCTAGGATTATCCAAGAAGATTATAGGTAGCGTTATGAAATGTTCAGATCGAGAAAACGATTCTGAAAACAGAAAATACAGCGAAGCGACAGTGGATGGAAAAGATGAGTCTGTTGATCTAGATAAAAACAGAAAGGAAGAGAATTGCATAAGCATTAAAAACATCGATTATCCATTACCTCCAGGTATATGGAGAAAGGGAGTGGATTATCCAAAGTCTAAAGGAGTCTTTCTTCGATTTGCTACCAGAATGGATAAAAAGCCTGCCAATGCAGAAAAGAAGAGCGAATACTACAAAAAGTATGGAAATCCCAACTTTGGAG GTCTTAAAGGAATTCTAACGAAGTCTCGTAAGCGTATGTACAAGCAGATCCAACAAAATGAACACGTATCATCGAGTGAAAATGAAGATCGAAATCAAACGAAAAATCCATGGGGCGCATTGTCCGAGACGTGGGGCTTGAACGACGTTGTGGAGGAGGATTTTCTTCCAAAGAATGGCGTTAAGGACCAAGTACGTGGTATAAAAGAGAGATTGGGTATCAAATGCAGAGACAAAGATACAGTACAAACGGAAGACCAGGGAGAGACTAGTTCGGGTAGTGACAGCGACGAGAATTGGTGTAAACGGAGTAAGATTCCACGTATGCGAATGCACGCCGACGATGAGGAAGAGAAGTTGCAAAAGCGACGGGCAAAGCTCCGATATCAA ATGGTTCTCAACAACTTAAATAGTAGCGGTGACTTGCGATCGAAATTAAGGAGACCAAAAACGAAAACGCAGTTCCGCGATCCCATTCAAGTAGTAGTTACAAACACGAATCTAATGAAATCGAAGCACGATAATTCAGGAGTAATCCTGCAAGATTATCAAAAAGAGACACAATTGTCGGAAAAAGAAGAGGGAGAGTGGCAAGAATCGGAAGACGAAGACAATCAAGCAGAAGAAGGCAAGAAAGAGCAAAAGTATGGACAATGTGCTTTGatggaagaggaagagagagaagaagacgaggaagaagaagaagagggcgAACACAAAGAAGATGAAGAGGATAGCGATGAAGACAGCAATGTACCTGCAAAAGAGATTCAGGGTCCTAAAGGAAGCGTGATAAAGGTAGTCCCACCCAAGCCGCGCATTGCTTCTACTGTATGGGCAAGATTAAATCATACAAAAAGCGAAACAAGTGACAGCTATTTGAAAAACAg acGATCGAGCAACCGTGACTTGAGAAGTACCATAAAGGGCGGCGATTTGCGATCACGCATTGGAAATCATACCAGAGGACGTTCTCCATTGAGAATAGAagtgaaaaatgataaatatacagaAGACAATAGTGACGGAGAGTGA
- the Rl gene encoding mitogen-activated protein kinase 1 codes for MAALEGVNPNCEVVRGQTFEVGPRYTNLSYMGEGAYGMVVSAYDNVTKTKVAIKKISPFEHQTYSQRTLREIKILTRFKHENIIDIRDILRAPNLEQMKDVYIVQCLMETDLYKLLKTQAISNDHICYFLYQILRGLKYIHSANVLHRDLKPSNLLLNTTCDLKICDFGLARVADPEHNHAGFLTEYVATRWYRAPEIMLNSKGYTKSIDIWSVGCILAEMLSRRAIFPGKHYLDQLNHILGVLGSPSPEDLECIINEKARNYLQSLPYKPKVAWTSLFPNADPRALDLLDKMLTFNPNKRIVVEDALAHPYLEQYYDPADEPVAEEPFKFDMELDDLPKEVLKQYIFEETLLFQRNHQENAM; via the exons ATGGCGGCGTTGGAAGGCGTGAATCCGAATTGCGAGGTGGTTCGCGGGCAAACGTTCGAGGTCGGACCGCGTTACACGAATCTGTCATACATGGGCGAGGGTGCTTACGGCATGGTCGT ATCTGCCTACGACAACGTAACCAAAACGAAAGtagctattaaaaaaatttctccgtTCGAGCATCAAACGTATAGCCAGAGAACtttgagagaaataaaaattcttactaGGTTTAAACATGAAAAT ATAATAGATATAAGAGATATATTAAGAGCACCTAATTTAGAGCAGATGAAAGACGTATATATCGTTCAGTGTCTGATGGAAACTGATCTCTATAAATTACTGAAAACACAA gcTATTAGTAATGACCACATATGCTATTTTCTGTACCAAATATTGCGAGGACTCAAGTACATACATTCGGCAAACGTGTTGCACAGAGATTTAAAACCGAGCAATCTGCTGTTGAATACCACCTGTGACCTTAAGATCTGCGATTTCGGTTTAGCGAGGGTCGCGGATCCGGAGCACAATCACGCGGGTTTCCTCACGGAATATGTGGCCACAAGATGGTATAGAGCTCCCGAAATCATGCTTAATTCTAAG GGTTATACGAAGTCTATAGACATTTGGTCAGTTGGTTGTATCCTGGCAGAAATGCTCTCGAGACGAGCCATATTTCCCGGCAAACATTACCTGGATCAGTTGAATCATATCCTCGGTGTTCTCGGATCGCCCTCGCCGGAGGATCTCGAATGCATCATAAACGAGAAA GCCCGCAATTACCTGCAATCTTTGCCGTATAAACCAAAGGTAGCGTGGACGAGTCTTTTTCCCAATGCTGATCCGAGAGCTTTGGACCTTTTGGATAAAATGTTAACGTTTAATCCCAATAAACGCATTGTGGTGGAAGATGCGCTGGCGCATCCCTATTTGGAGCAATATTATGATCCTGCCGATGAG cCTGTAGCAGAGGAGCCATTTAAATTTGACATGGAGTTGGATGATCTCCCAAAAGAAGTATTAAAACAgtatatttttgaagaaactttattatttcaaaggAATCATCAAGAAAACGCTATGTAG
- the Rpb11 gene encoding DNA-directed RNA polymerase II subunit RPB11: MNAPPTFESFLLYEGEKKIIKEQDTKVPNAAIFTINKEDHTLGNMIRNQLLKDPQVLFAGYKVPHPLEHKFVIRIQTTSDYTPHEAFMHAITDLIAELSLFEERFKEAIKEKKEGLD, encoded by the exons atgaacGCACCTCCGACCTTTGAATCGTTCTTGCTATACgaaggagaaaaaaa GATAATAAAGGAACAGGACACTAAAGTGCCAAATGCTGCTATTTTTACAATCAACAAAGAAGATCACACTTTAGGAAACATGATTCGcaa tcaattattaaaggaTCCTCAAGTATTATTTGCTGGTTACAAAGTCCCTCATCCATTGGAACATAAGTTTGTTATTAGAATACAAACAACGTCAGATTATACTCCACATGAAGCCTTTATGCATGCCATTACTGACTTGATTGCAGAACTTTCGTTGTTTGAGGAACGTTTTAAg gaagcaatcaaagagaaaaaggaaggtTTGGATTAA
- the Pths gene encoding ATP-dependent RNA helicase DDX47 — translation MTAMDDWKALGLVDTLCNTCVQLKWQEPTKIQREAIPLVLQGKDVIGLAETGSGKTAAFALPILQALLENPQRYFALVLTPTRELAFQISEQFEALGSNIGVKCVVVVGGMDMHAQGLLLEKKPHIIIATPGRLVDHLENTKGFNLRQLKFLVMDEADRILNMDFEVEVDKILRVIPRERRTLLFSATMTKKVQKLQRASLRNPVKVEVSTKYQTVEKLQQYYIFIPVKFKDVYLVHILNELAGNSFMIFCGTCNNTVRTALLLRNLGFTAVPLHGQMSQNKRIAALTKFKAKNRSILISTDVASRGLDIPHVDIVINFDIPTHSKDYIHRVGRTARAGRSGRSITFVTQYDVELYQRIEQLISKQLPLYPTEEEEVMLLQERVSEAQRIVKMDMKNIEENKKSGKRKRGDNNEDDDTEQSMGVRKRMKVKSKRK, via the exons ATGACTGCCATGGATGATTGGAAAGCACTA ggGCTTGTGGACACGCTATGTAATACATGTGTTCAATTAAAATGGCAAGAACCTACAAAAATTCAACGAGAAGCTATTCCTTTGGTACTTCAAG gcAAGGATGTAATAGGATTAGCGGAGACTGGATCAGGAAAGACTGCTGCTTTTGCATTGCCTATACTACAAGCATTATTGGAGAATCCTCAAAGGTATTTTGCACTTGTATTGACGCCTACGAGAGAATTGGCTTTCCAGATTTCAGAACAATTTGAAGCGCTAG gtTCTAACATAGGTGTAAAATGTGTAGTGGTGGTAGGTGGGATGGACATGCATGCGCAGGGATTACTATTGGAGAAAAAACCTCATATCATCATTGCTACACCTGGTAGATTAGTTGATCACTTGGAGAATACAAAGGGCTTTAATTTAcggcaattaaaatttctg GTCATGGATGAGGCAGATCGCATTTTGAATATGGATTTCGAGGTAGAGGTTGATAAGATTCTCAGAGTAATACCACGAGAAAGGAGGACATTATTATTCTCCGCAACTATGACGAAGAAGGTACAAAAGCTACAACGCGCGTCCTTACGAAATCCCGTTAAAGTTGAAGTATCCACCAAGTATCAAACTGTGGAAAAACTGcaacaatattacatatttattccaGTGAAATTCAAG GATGTGTACCTGgtacatatattgaatgaACTAGCAGGCAACAGTTTCATGATATTTTGCGGAACTTGCAATAATACCGTAAGAACGGCTTTATTATTGCGAAATTTAGGATTTACGGCAGTTCCCCTGCACGGCCAAATGTCGCAAAACAAGAGAATCGCCGCGCTGACGaaatttaaagcaaaaaatagATCTATACTAATTTCAACAGATGTTGCCAGCAG AGGGCTTGATATTCCGCACGTAGATATCGTTATCAATTTCGATATACCTACACATAGTAAGGATTATATACATAGAGTAGGTCGAACTGCACGTGCAGGTCGTTCTGGCCGTTCGATCACGTTTGTCACGCAATACGATGTCGAATTGTATCAACGAATAGAACAGTTGATATCAAAACAATTACCATTATATCCAacggaagaagaagaagtaaTGTTACTGCAAGAAAGAGTAAGCGAAGCACAACGAATAGTGAAAATG GATATGAAGAATatcgaagaaaataaaaaatcaggtAAACGAAAGCGAGGCGACAACAATGAAGACGATGACACAGAACAGTCTATGGGGGTGAGAAAACGGATgaaagtaaaaagtaaaagaaagtaA
- the Not3 gene encoding CCR4-NOT transcription complex subunit 3 translates to MAATRKLQGEIDRCLKKVTEGVETFEDIWQKVHNATNSNQKEKYEADLKKEIKKLQRLRDQIKSWIASGEIKDKSTLLDYRKLIETQMERFKVVERETKTKAYSKEGLGAAQKLDPAQKEKDEVTSWLANSIDALNLQMDTFESEIESLQAGKKKRIDKDKQDRVDELKTKLDKHRYHIRKLETLLRMLDNMSVEVNTIKRIKDDVEYYIESSQDPDFEENEYIYDDIIGLDEVELSGVGIPSSATTDSNNSNETGGTPTSTNSCTSPIPSPSLSSTMHNHSSDSSTDNDKKTKPVKPTAVRPLLNTQASIPTTGSTATIKSNILSSSTPSKTIPMTPSHSSPSSTSNHIATTNAGNFATVAASHSSSQTIHSTSNKTSTHNNENSLLSLSTSSVTSNVPQTVTQQHNSNSAPIQTTHVLHSQQSQNHNSETEMTTPIPPSSSPQSSVSSRSSPMPANSCSPAPSTANGLIPKLPDGNMSSLKSIAQQVIVRAGLEIPPSEPNRNIFDSTKTNNNSGNSATSEAHIPPLLGVAPLGPVPLQREHQLQFQMMEAAYCHMPHPSDSERLRSYLPRNTCTTPPYYQQVQLPHSDTVEFFQRLSTETLFFIFYYMEGSKGQYLAAKALKKQSWRFHTKYMMWFQRHEEPKVINEEYEQGTYIYFDYEKWGQRKKEGFTFEYKYLEDRDLN, encoded by the exons ATGGCTGCGACAAGAAAGTTGCAAG GTGAAATAGATCGGTGCCTTAAAAAAGTAACGGAAGGTGTAGAAACCTTTGAAGATATTTGGCAAAAAGTTCATAATGCCACCAACAGCAATCAGAAGGAGAAGTACGAGGCTGATCTCAAAAAGGAAATTAAGAAACTTCAAAGGTTACGTGATCAAATTAAGAGCTGGATCGCGTCAGgtgaaataaaagataagagCACATTGCTCGACTACCGAAAATTGATTGAAACT CAAATGGAAAGATTTAAAGtagtagagagagagacaaaaacAAAGGCTTACTCTAAAGAAGGTTTGGGTGCAGCTCAGAAATTAGACCCAGctcagaaagagaaagacgaGGTTACTAGTTGGCTCGCCAATTCTATAGACGCTCTCAACCTACAG ATGGATACATTTGAATCGGAAATAGAATCATTACAGgcgggaaagaaaaaaagaatagacaAAGATAAGCAAGATAGGGTAGACGAATTGAAGACGAAGCTCGACAAGCATCGCTATCATATTCGTAAATTGGAAACGTTATTACGTATGCTTGACAATATGTCTGTCGAAGTCAATACA ATTAAGAGGATAAAGGACGATGTTGAGTATTATATCGAATCTTCGCAAGATCCTGATTTTGAAGAAAACGAGTATATTTATGATGATATTATCGGCCTCGATGAAGTCGAGTTGTCCGGGGTTGGTATACCCTCGTCAGCAACGACGGATAGTAACAACAGCAACGAAACTGGAGGAACGCCGACTTCAACTAATTCCTGTACTTCGCCTATACCGTCACCATCATTGAGTTCAACTATGCATAATCATTCGAGCGATAGCTCTACagataacgataaaaaaacaaag CCTGTGAAACCGACAGCAGTCAGGCCGCTATTGAATACACAAGCGAGCATTCCAACTACGGGAAGCACTGCCACCATAAAATCGAACATATTATCAAGCAGCACTCCGAGCAAAACCATTCCCATGACGCCTAGCCACAGCTCGCCTAGCTCTACGAGTAATCACATTGCCACCACTAATGCCGGCAATTTCGCCACCGTAGCTGCTTCGCACAGCAGTTCACAAACCATCCATTCTACCTCCAATAAAACATCca cccACAACAACGAGAATAGTCTCTTGTCGTTGTCTACGTCCAGCGTTACGTCAAATGTACCGCAAACGGTTACGCAGCAGCATAATAGTAATTCGGCGCCGATACAAACGACGCATGTGCTACACAGTCAGCAGAGTCAGAATCACAATAGCGAGACGGAAATGACCACGCCGATACCGCCGTCGTCATCGCCACAATCATCGGTCAGCAGTAGATCCTCCCCGATGCCTGCAAACTCTTGCTCGCCAGCACCGTCCACTGCCAATGGTCTCATCCCTAAGCTTCCTGATGGGAACATGTCCTCTCTAAAATCCATTGCCCAACAAGTAATTGTCCGAGCAGGTCTCGAGATACCGCCTTCCGAGCCGAATAGAAACATCTTTGACAGTACCAAGACGAACAACAACAGCGGCAACAGTGCCACGTCGGAAGCACACATTCCTCCGCTGCTTGGAGTCGCGCCTCTGGGGCCTGTACCATTACAGAGGGAACATCAGTTGCAATTCCAAATGATGGAGGCCGCGTACTGTCATATGCCACATCCGTCTGACTCGGAAAGACTACGTTCGTATTTGCCCAGAAACACGTGCACCACGCCACCTTATTATCAGCAG GTTCAGCTTCCCCATTCGGATACCGTGGAGTTCTTCCAACGTCTTTCTACAGAAACAttattcttcatattttattatatggagGGGTCTAAAGGACAGTACTTGGCAGCAAAAGCTTTAAAGAAGCAAAGCTGGAGGTTTCACACCAAGTATATGATGTGGTTTCAAAGGCACGAGGAACCAAAAGTTATTAACGAAGAATATGAACag GGAACGTACATTTATTTTGACTATGAAAAATGGGgacaaaggaaaaaagaaggatTTACTTTCGAGTATAAGTACTTAGAGGACAGAGacttgaattaa